In Littorina saxatilis isolate snail1 unplaced genomic scaffold, US_GU_Lsax_2.0 scaffold_309, whole genome shotgun sequence, the DNA window gagcggaggTGAGGTTgtgtagagtgtgaacaggtcagacaggtaggatggggctgagccagatatGATTTTGTAGCAAATACAGCAGCACTTGtattggattctcagctctacagggagccaatgaagtttcttaagcaagggggaacaggactgagaccgaggggctttgcagacaagccgggctgcagaattttgaacgcgctgcaaaggatggatgacagactgaggaCAGCCAATGAGAACAGAATTTCCGTAGTCTAATCGAGAAAGAATGTAGGAAGAAACAAGGGTCTTGGTGGCATCTTCGGTAAGGTATGGGCGGATAGAACCTATTCTCTTAACAGTACAAGATCCCTGAACAATTTATTGAGCAAATACTGTGGAACTCTGTATACATAACAAACACGTATatatttttggtgtgtgtccaaatcAAAGGATGCTTTTATTTCACGTGGAAGCTTGAACATGTTGATGGTCAATTTTACAATCGTTTTCTCGAAAATATAAGTGTCTTGAAGTCTCATGATTATGCATCACAACCTTGTCACTTTAGTCACATTTCCATTGGCAAAATGAAACAGGTTCTCCACAGTGCCACGAATCAGAGCCGCGCGCGCGCTGAACATACTGTTTGACGTCACTAACACGTCACACTGCGTAAGCACATGCTGGTCGAGGAGGGCGTATTCAAAGCCGAGGCACGCCCTCTCCTGGTCCCTGTCTCCTCGAGTTTTGTCCACGTGCAGAATAACCCCGCCCGTATCGTGGTGAGCAGACCCAAACTTCTTCCGGGACATCTCCCTCACATCCGGGTTGTCCGTGGCCAGAAACACGTCACTTCCGTTGCTGACATAAGCTTGGAGAAAGTCCCACAGGGCTCCCAATTTGTTGACGTCGTTTCGCTTCTCCGTGTCTTTGGGGTTGTACTTGCTGACTCCTATTCTAACGTGGGCACAGACGAAGGGTTTGGTTCTGTTGAAATAACGACACTGGCGGAGAAAGTCCTCCGCGTGGTCCTGAAGATGCTGGGTGGGCTTCATCAGCATGCTCCACGCCTCCTTGAAGAACCAGGGCCTCCCGTGCAGCGCCAAAGGCGGCAGCTTCTTCTTGTAGTGGGGGTTGCCCCGAACTGACCAGAAGTGCTCCACGTTCGTCCTCACGAAGATCACGTCTTCGGGGTATGCTTCGTCAACGTCAACTTTCAACAAATTTCCATGGAAGGCTCCTTTAGCGTCCATGCTGTCGATAAACCGAACTGATTTGTTTTGTATATCGCTCTCTGTCACGTTCCATGCGACTTGGTTGGGCTGGTAAAATCGGTTGAGGTTGCAGGGATTTGTCATGTTGATGCCGAACCGGCGTCCGGTGACGTAGGCTATGAGGAAAGTGCTGACCAATCCTCTTTGTCTATCTCCCCAACCCGCGCATGGCCGGCGCCCATCGCACAAGTAAATCAGATACTTCTGTCTGTGTGGGTTTGTTCCGTTGCTTATTCCTgtgctgtctgtctttcttccgTTTCGTATTGAAGAccttgtgctgtgtgtgtttatatgttgCTGAGAAGTAGAATTTGAATCGGGTTGTCTGATATCCTTTTTCTTATTTTCGTTTTTGACAACCGTAGACAACTTAGCAGATGTATTCTGGCTTGGTTTCAGCGTTGAAGCTGTCTGTTGCTTTCGGTCCACCGTAGTTAGTTTCTTGACTCTTTCCGCTTTGACGCTCATAATCTTTGTATTCTTGTCATCTGAAAACGTTACTGCCTTTTTGGCTGTTGGGTCGTCACGCATGTTTACATTTCCTGACTTCTGTCGCCGCTGGGCCACCATAGAAACATTTCTTGTCTGTGCGCGTGCGTGGTCGAAGACACCGGGTGCGGCTAAGCTGTTCCTATTAGCTCTTTCCCCATTGGCTCTCTCCCTGGTTGATCTTTCCCCATTGGCTCTCTCTCCATTGACTCTCCTTCTAGAGGCTATCTCCCTTGTGGCTCTCTCCCCCTTCATGTAGGCGTTCATTACGAAGACAAAGATGACGACCAGGCAGCATAGACCCACCAAAATGGTCGCAGCTGACTTGACGATCTGTGGACACATAGAACAAGTATAACTcctttttgactaaatgtattccaATAGGCTTAGAACATTTTGTTGCCTGTCACATTGTTTCATCAGTGAATAAaatcatgtatgtatgtatgtatgtatgtatgtatgtatcagggccggactaggcgaagaggaggggggggggggggtaagctgatgggtaggtcatattctgagataggaaaatggtcgctccttgcatgaagcggcataaaataaacaataataaaaatgttttagataagtgaggtacatgtttaggctaggggaggggggggggggtgcgcaacccccataacccccccggtagtccggccctgtgtatgtatgtatgtatgtatgtatgtactagatgattacccgcttcgccgggtaccggcttcgccgggaggAAGTAGAGCCGACTACCAGGCtgcgccggcgcacgaaggaaaggagataaacgcgcaaaacactggagaccttctaaaaatagtaacgtgcagtgaccttctaaaaatagtaacgtagtaacgggaatatggattgacgccacacggaggaagggagaaaatcgcggctgaaaacactggagaagataaggaagagttactggaagtggatcccgacaacaaaaaaacaaaaacaaaaaatcggttcagcgcgcacagcgctgcgcgctgagagcacgtgttgaaatatctcatcgatgaggttgtgtccggggtgtagctgaatacggtgtccaaatttgaaaaagatccaccgagaactttggccgtgcatcgcgaacagacagacagacagacagacagacagacagacagacactagtcgtatatatatatagactagatgattacccgcttcgccgggtaccggcttc includes these proteins:
- the LOC138956281 gene encoding uncharacterized protein, which codes for MCPQIVKSAATILVGLCCLVVIFVFVMNAYMKGERATREIASRRRVNGERANGERSTRERANGERANRNSLAAPGVFDHARAQTRNVSMVAQRRQKSGNVNMRDDPTAKKAVTFSDDKNTKIMSVKAERVKKLTTVDRKQQTASTLKPSQNTSAKLSTVVKNENKKKDIRQPDSNSTSQQHINTHSTRSSIRNGRKTDSTGISNGTNPHRQKYLIYLCDGRRPCAGWGDRQRGLVSTFLIAYVTGRRFGINMTNPCNLNRFYQPNQVAWNVTESDIQNKSVRFIDSMDAKGAFHGNLLKVDVDEAYPEDVIFVRTNVEHFWSVRGNPHYKKKLPPLALHGRPWFFKEAWSMLMKPTQHLQDHAEDFLRQCRYFNRTKPFVCAHVRIGVSKYNPKDTEKRNDVNKLGALWDFLQAYVSNGSDVFLATDNPDVREMSRKKFGSAHHDTGGVILHVDKTRGDRDQERACLGFEYALLDQHVLTQCDVLVTSNSMFSARAALIRGTVENLFHFANGNVTKVTRL